The proteins below are encoded in one region of Aquisphaera giovannonii:
- a CDS encoding AraC family transcriptional regulator, producing MGTVTARIGLVFGYGLGYYRDILRGIRLFAASRPGWLLTPIAPEPVAVQSLRLLEPDGFIAQIFDPELARSLQGLGRPLVNVSGVLPELRVPRVGVDHEAVGRMAAEHLLDRGLRRFGFLGYRDHAFSLGRQEGFRRVVRGAGCEVDVYHQAETIRWETSGLWRWDEGLEAWIRRLAGPVGVLASHDLQGLQLCEACRRAGVRVPEEAAIVGVDDDDLLCELARPPLSSVGLPAERIGFEAARLLDRLLSAPARRAVPRPILLPPGGVVSRGSSDMLAIDDPVLAEALRFIREQAHRPLPVGEVARAASVSRRSLERRFRSGLGQSVLQQIRRARVERARALLARTGMPIGEVALASGFGEPKQLSTVFRQETGMTPTAYRGTVRARG from the coding sequence ATGGGCACGGTCACCGCACGCATCGGGCTGGTCTTCGGCTACGGGCTCGGGTACTACCGGGACATCCTGCGCGGCATCCGCCTGTTCGCCGCGTCGAGGCCGGGCTGGCTCCTGACGCCCATCGCGCCGGAGCCGGTGGCGGTCCAGTCGCTCCGCCTGCTCGAGCCGGACGGGTTCATCGCGCAGATCTTCGACCCCGAGCTGGCGCGCTCGCTCCAGGGGCTGGGCAGGCCGCTGGTGAACGTCTCGGGCGTGCTGCCGGAGCTCCGCGTGCCGCGGGTCGGGGTGGACCACGAGGCCGTGGGCCGGATGGCGGCCGAGCACCTCCTGGACCGGGGCCTCCGCCGGTTCGGGTTCCTGGGCTACCGCGACCACGCCTTCTCGCTGGGGCGGCAGGAGGGGTTCCGCCGCGTCGTCCGCGGGGCGGGCTGCGAGGTCGACGTGTACCACCAGGCCGAGACGATCCGCTGGGAGACCTCCGGCCTGTGGCGGTGGGACGAGGGGCTGGAGGCCTGGATCCGGCGGCTCGCCGGGCCGGTCGGCGTCCTCGCCAGCCACGACCTCCAGGGGCTCCAGCTCTGCGAGGCCTGCCGCCGCGCCGGCGTGCGCGTGCCGGAGGAGGCGGCCATCGTGGGGGTCGACGACGACGACCTGCTCTGCGAGCTGGCGCGCCCGCCGCTGTCCAGCGTGGGGCTGCCCGCGGAGCGCATCGGGTTCGAGGCGGCCCGGCTGCTGGATCGGCTGCTGTCGGCGCCGGCCCGCCGCGCCGTCCCCCGGCCGATCCTGCTGCCCCCCGGCGGCGTCGTGTCGCGCGGGTCCTCGGACATGCTGGCGATCGACGACCCGGTGCTCGCCGAGGCGCTGAGGTTCATCCGCGAGCAGGCCCATCGACCCCTGCCCGTGGGGGAGGTGGCCCGGGCGGCCTCGGTCTCGCGCCGCTCGCTCGAGCGGCGGTTCCGGTCGGGCCTCGGGCAGAGCGTCCTCCAGCAGATCCGCCGGGCCCGCGTCGAGCGGGCGAGGGCGCTGCTGGCCCGGACCGGGATGCCGATCGGCGAGGTGGCCCTCGCGTCCGGGTTCGGGGAGCCCAAGCAGCTCTCCACCGTCTTCCGCCAGGAGACCGGGATGACGCCGACGGCGTACCGCGGGACCGTCCGCGCCCGGGGCTGA
- a CDS encoding Gfo/Idh/MocA family protein — protein MIGCGFWAPYQVAGWREVPGVEVAALCNRTRPRAEALAGRLGVPAVYDDAEAMIAGERPDVVDVVTDVGTHPRFVKLAASRGVPVICQKPLAPTLEEAEGMVAACREAGVPLFVHENWRWQAPIRAFREALRGPGLGRVFRARIDFLSGFPVFRNQPFLRELDQFILTDIGSHVLDVARFLFGEASRLYAQTQTVHPDIRGEDVATVMMRMAGPATVPGGATVACQMAYAENHLEHDRFPETYLFAETEHGSVELGPDYWVRTTTADGTRSRRHPPPRHAWADPAYDVVQASIVPCCADLAAGLRGTSPAETTGEDNLRTVRLVFGAYESARSGRAVSLP, from the coding sequence ATGATCGGCTGCGGCTTCTGGGCCCCGTACCAGGTCGCGGGGTGGAGGGAAGTCCCCGGCGTCGAGGTCGCGGCCCTCTGCAACCGGACGCGCCCCCGCGCCGAGGCCCTGGCCGGGCGCCTCGGCGTGCCGGCCGTGTACGACGACGCCGAGGCCATGATCGCGGGCGAGCGGCCGGACGTGGTGGACGTCGTCACGGACGTCGGGACGCATCCCCGGTTCGTGAAGCTCGCCGCGAGCCGGGGCGTGCCCGTGATCTGCCAGAAGCCCCTGGCCCCGACGCTCGAGGAGGCCGAGGGCATGGTGGCGGCCTGCCGGGAGGCCGGGGTGCCCCTGTTCGTGCACGAGAACTGGCGCTGGCAGGCGCCCATCCGCGCCTTCCGCGAGGCCCTCCGCGGCCCCGGCCTCGGGCGGGTCTTCCGCGCCCGGATCGACTTCCTCAGCGGCTTCCCGGTCTTCCGGAACCAGCCGTTCCTCCGCGAGCTCGACCAGTTCATCCTGACCGACATCGGCAGCCACGTCCTGGACGTGGCCCGCTTCCTCTTCGGCGAGGCGTCCCGGCTCTACGCCCAGACGCAGACGGTCCACCCCGACATCCGGGGCGAGGACGTCGCCACGGTGATGATGCGGATGGCGGGGCCGGCGACGGTGCCCGGGGGGGCCACGGTCGCCTGCCAGATGGCCTACGCGGAGAACCACCTGGAGCACGACCGGTTCCCCGAGACCTACCTCTTCGCCGAGACCGAGCACGGGTCGGTCGAGCTGGGGCCCGACTACTGGGTGAGGACGACCACGGCGGACGGGACGCGATCCCGCCGCCACCCGCCGCCCCGCCACGCCTGGGCCGACCCGGCCTACGACGTGGTCCAGGCGAGCATCGTCCCCTGCTGCGCCGACCTCGCCGCCGGCCTGCGGGGTACGTCCCCGGCCGAGACGACGGGCGAGGACAACCTCCGGACCGTCCGCCTCGTCTTCGGGGCCTACGAGTCGGCCCGGTCCGGCCGGGCGGTGTCCCTGCCATGA
- a CDS encoding NAD-dependent epimerase/dehydratase family protein yields the protein MSRAVLVTGGAGFIGSHVAAQLARRGDRVVLFDQRPPAGAAEWLLGPHADRIAFVRGDVSEWPDVLGAVREHAAGAIVHAAAIGDPAAVQHRPLLALRVNVEGSLHCLEAARLLGLGRVVLFSSIGVLPGIREEPVTASHPVICGDEGPGSGFYGASKVAVEAFAYGYRQAFGVDFAVLRPSAVYGLGMQHPIFIKPMVEDAVDGRPTRFATGRDFPRDYTHVEDVAALALLALDAPADALRDRVFYAATGRPLRTAGELAEVVRGLVPGADIEIGPGLSDADRLEVRYRGVLDISNAREQLGYAPRFGRLEDGVRQYVDEYRRYREALAARS from the coding sequence ATGAGCCGGGCCGTCCTCGTGACCGGCGGGGCCGGGTTCATCGGCAGCCACGTCGCGGCACAACTAGCCCGGCGGGGCGACCGCGTCGTCCTGTTCGATCAGCGGCCGCCCGCGGGCGCCGCGGAGTGGCTGCTCGGGCCCCACGCCGACCGGATCGCCTTCGTCCGGGGCGACGTCTCGGAGTGGCCCGACGTGCTGGGCGCGGTGCGGGAGCACGCGGCCGGGGCGATCGTGCACGCGGCGGCCATCGGCGACCCCGCGGCGGTCCAGCATCGCCCCCTGCTGGCGCTCCGGGTCAACGTGGAGGGGTCGCTGCACTGCCTGGAGGCGGCCCGGCTGCTCGGCCTGGGGCGGGTGGTCCTCTTCTCCAGCATCGGCGTGCTGCCGGGCATCCGGGAGGAGCCCGTCACCGCGTCCCACCCGGTGATCTGCGGCGACGAGGGCCCGGGGAGCGGCTTCTACGGGGCGAGCAAGGTGGCCGTGGAGGCGTTCGCCTACGGCTACCGCCAGGCGTTCGGCGTCGACTTCGCCGTGCTCCGCCCCTCGGCCGTCTACGGGCTGGGGATGCAGCACCCCATCTTCATCAAGCCGATGGTGGAGGACGCCGTGGACGGGCGGCCGACCCGGTTCGCGACCGGCCGCGACTTCCCGCGGGACTACACGCACGTCGAGGACGTCGCCGCGCTCGCCCTGCTGGCCCTCGACGCGCCGGCCGACGCCCTTCGCGATCGCGTCTTCTACGCGGCGACCGGCCGGCCGCTCCGCACCGCCGGCGAGCTGGCGGAGGTCGTGCGGGGGCTCGTGCCCGGGGCCGACATCGAGATCGGGCCGGGCCTCTCGGACGCCGACCGGCTCGAGGTCCGCTATCGCGGCGTCCTGGACATCTCCAACGCCCGGGAGCAGCTCGGCTACGCTCCGCGGTTCGGGCGGCTGGAGGACGGCGTGCGGCAATACGTGGACGAATACCGACGCTACCGAGAGGCCCTTGCCGCGAGGAGCTAG
- a CDS encoding SDR family NAD(P)-dependent oxidoreductase, which produces MSDSLDRYFSLSGKVALVTGASGGIGRALAAGLAGAGAAVALHGRSEGALAETALAVERAGATSLRLVADLSDPGSCDRVVAACVEGLGRLDVLVNCAGMNRRKPMDEFTGEDFDAIVGVNLRAPFLLSRAARRAMKAQGGGKVVHVASLTSSVGLARTAIYGMTKAALAQLAKTQAVEWAADNIQVNCLAPGFILTPLTEGLWSDPGRMAWLKGRVPARRPGEPDEMVAAVLLMAGPGSSYLTGQMITVDGGFLAGGSWDDDGPGAVE; this is translated from the coding sequence GTGTCCGACTCCCTCGATCGGTACTTCAGCCTGTCGGGCAAGGTGGCCCTCGTGACCGGGGCCAGCGGCGGCATCGGCCGTGCGCTGGCGGCCGGCCTCGCCGGCGCCGGGGCGGCCGTCGCGCTGCACGGCCGGTCGGAGGGCGCCCTGGCCGAGACCGCCCTCGCCGTGGAGCGGGCCGGCGCGACGAGCCTCCGGCTCGTCGCCGACCTCTCCGACCCGGGGTCGTGCGACCGCGTCGTCGCCGCCTGCGTCGAGGGGCTGGGCCGGCTCGACGTCCTGGTCAACTGCGCGGGCATGAACCGGCGCAAGCCGATGGACGAGTTCACCGGGGAGGACTTCGACGCGATCGTCGGCGTGAACCTGCGGGCCCCGTTCCTGCTCAGCCGCGCGGCCCGCCGGGCGATGAAGGCGCAGGGCGGCGGCAAGGTCGTCCACGTGGCGTCGCTGACCAGCTCGGTCGGCCTGGCCCGCACGGCGATCTACGGCATGACGAAGGCGGCCCTCGCGCAGCTCGCGAAGACGCAGGCCGTGGAGTGGGCGGCGGACAACATCCAGGTCAACTGCCTGGCGCCCGGCTTCATCCTGACGCCGCTGACCGAGGGCCTCTGGTCCGACCCCGGGCGGATGGCGTGGCTCAAGGGCCGCGTCCCCGCGCGGCGGCCCGGGGAACCGGACGAGATGGTCGCCGCCGTGCTGCTCATGGCCGGGCCGGGCTCGTCGTACCTGACCGGCCAGATGATCACCGTGGACGGGGGCTTCCTCGCGGGCGGCTCGTGGGACGACGACGGCCCGGGGGCGGTCGAATGA
- a CDS encoding sugar phosphate isomerase/epimerase family protein, which yields MRLGIGSYTYGWAVGTAAGRPEGALTARDLLRRAIALGVRVLQLCDNLPESTWEADELAALGAEARRAGVEVQVGTRGSQPGHLRRFIAVARAVGSPILRLVIDAPGDEPDAAEVVRRLDAVSGDLERAGVVLALENHDRFRAAALAAIVRQVGRGCVGVCLDTVNSFGALEGPEAVVETLGPLAVNLHLKDFDVVRLPHLQGFLVEGRPLGGGRLDVPWLLGRLRAFGRDPDAILEQWTPPEGSPGRTIEKEAAWAEAGVRAARRWIHD from the coding sequence ATGAGGCTCGGGATCGGGTCGTACACGTACGGCTGGGCGGTCGGCACGGCGGCGGGGCGGCCGGAAGGCGCTCTCACCGCGCGAGACCTGCTGCGACGGGCGATTGCCCTCGGGGTCCGCGTGCTCCAGCTCTGCGACAACCTCCCCGAATCGACCTGGGAGGCCGACGAGTTGGCCGCGCTCGGGGCCGAGGCACGCCGGGCCGGGGTCGAGGTCCAGGTCGGCACGCGGGGGAGCCAACCGGGCCACCTCCGGCGCTTCATCGCCGTCGCCCGGGCCGTGGGCTCGCCGATCCTCCGGCTCGTCATCGACGCCCCCGGCGACGAGCCGGACGCGGCCGAGGTGGTGCGCCGGCTGGACGCGGTGTCGGGGGACCTGGAGCGGGCGGGCGTGGTCCTGGCCCTCGAGAACCACGACCGCTTCCGGGCCGCCGCGCTCGCCGCCATCGTCCGGCAGGTCGGCCGGGGCTGCGTCGGGGTCTGCCTCGACACGGTCAACTCGTTCGGCGCGCTGGAGGGCCCGGAGGCGGTCGTCGAGACGCTCGGCCCCCTGGCGGTGAACCTGCACCTGAAGGACTTCGACGTGGTCCGGCTGCCGCACCTCCAGGGCTTCCTGGTCGAGGGGAGGCCGCTGGGCGGGGGGCGGCTCGACGTCCCGTGGCTCCTGGGGCGGCTCCGGGCGTTCGGGCGCGACCCCGACGCCATCCTGGAGCAGTGGACGCCGCCCGAGGGCTCGCCGGGGCGGACGATCGAGAAGGAAGCGGCCTGGGCCGAGGCGGGCGTCCGCGCCGCCCGCCGCTGGATCCATGACTGA
- a CDS encoding phosphogluconate dehydrogenase C-terminal domain-containing protein: MRTIAIWGAAGNMGTRACNRLRENPEYEVLCVEPLAAGVARLEARGDRPVPPVEAAGAADVIVLAIADKFIKAVAPDLVPRMKPGVMLLMLDPAAAYAGIIPERADISVFVTHPTHPPVFNDETDPEARRDYFGAGKARQSIVSALVQGPEADYDVGEAVARTYFSPILRSHRVTLEQMAILEPAMSETCSATFIVAMREAMEAAIARGVPRDAAFDFLMGHINVQLAIVFEQIDWRMSEGAYHVIDRAMKRIFRPDWKGVFDPEEVKASVRGICNV; the protein is encoded by the coding sequence ATGAGGACGATCGCGATCTGGGGGGCGGCCGGGAACATGGGGACCCGCGCCTGCAACCGGCTGAGGGAGAACCCGGAGTACGAGGTGCTCTGCGTCGAGCCGCTCGCCGCGGGCGTGGCCCGGCTGGAGGCCCGGGGGGACCGCCCCGTCCCGCCCGTCGAGGCGGCGGGCGCGGCCGACGTGATCGTCCTGGCGATCGCCGACAAGTTCATCAAGGCCGTCGCCCCGGACCTCGTGCCCCGGATGAAGCCGGGGGTGATGCTGCTGATGCTCGACCCGGCCGCCGCGTACGCCGGGATCATCCCCGAGCGGGCCGACATCTCCGTCTTCGTCACGCACCCGACGCACCCGCCCGTGTTCAACGACGAGACCGACCCCGAGGCCCGCCGCGACTACTTCGGCGCGGGCAAGGCCAGGCAGTCGATCGTGAGCGCGCTGGTGCAGGGCCCGGAGGCCGACTACGACGTGGGCGAGGCGGTCGCGCGGACCTACTTCAGCCCGATCCTCCGCTCGCACCGGGTGACGCTCGAGCAGATGGCGATCCTCGAGCCGGCGATGTCGGAGACCTGCTCGGCCACGTTCATCGTGGCGATGCGCGAGGCGATGGAGGCCGCGATCGCGCGCGGGGTGCCCCGCGACGCGGCCTTCGACTTCCTGATGGGCCACATCAACGTGCAGCTCGCCATCGTCTTCGAGCAGATCGACTGGAGGATGTCGGAGGGGGCCTACCACGTGATCGACCGGGCCATGAAGCGGATCTTCCGGCCGGACTGGAAGGGCGTCTTCGACCCCGAGGAGGTCAAAGCCAGCGTCCGAGGGATCTGCAACGTCTGA
- a CDS encoding sugar ABC transporter substrate-binding protein encodes MKRTPPGLPAIALALASLALPAGCAREADGRPLVGVSFDTLQTEYWVASRDAMAAEIEARGARMLLAVANNDANRQFEQVNNFIARGVDGIIIAPKDSQIVLPMIKLASRAKIPIVLYNRPPAADVGPCVTVVADNFQITRDTVAFLAEKARAIGGKHRAMILIGDLGDANAIGRRDGFDAAIAAFSDVIEVVARVPTEWNQEKALAGVTNALQAHPDIDFIFSSSDFLFPSVVSALQQAGKYGKAGEPGHVLLAGFDGDATAYRMLADGHLDADGVQDVAYECRESVRAVFDLGAGRDVPRVLRDPGFVAHQGNLDEARRRMWGAKTAPGEGSRR; translated from the coding sequence ATGAAGCGAACCCCGCCGGGCCTCCCGGCGATCGCCCTGGCGCTGGCGTCCCTGGCGCTGCCGGCCGGCTGCGCCCGGGAGGCCGACGGCCGCCCCCTCGTGGGCGTCTCGTTCGACACGCTCCAGACCGAGTACTGGGTGGCGAGCCGCGACGCGATGGCCGCCGAGATCGAGGCCCGGGGGGCCCGGATGCTGCTGGCCGTGGCCAACAACGACGCCAACCGGCAGTTCGAGCAGGTGAACAACTTCATCGCCCGCGGCGTGGACGGCATCATCATCGCGCCGAAGGACTCCCAGATCGTCCTGCCGATGATCAAGCTGGCCAGCCGGGCGAAGATCCCGATCGTGCTCTACAACCGCCCCCCGGCCGCCGACGTGGGGCCGTGCGTGACGGTCGTCGCCGACAACTTCCAGATCACGCGGGACACCGTCGCGTTCCTCGCCGAGAAGGCGCGGGCCATCGGCGGGAAGCACAGGGCGATGATCCTGATCGGCGACCTGGGTGACGCCAACGCGATCGGCCGCCGCGACGGCTTCGACGCGGCGATTGCAGCCTTCTCGGACGTCATCGAGGTGGTCGCGCGGGTCCCCACGGAGTGGAACCAGGAGAAGGCGCTCGCCGGCGTCACCAACGCCCTCCAGGCCCACCCCGACATCGACTTCATCTTCAGCTCGTCCGACTTCCTCTTCCCGTCCGTCGTCTCGGCGCTCCAGCAGGCCGGGAAGTACGGGAAGGCCGGGGAGCCCGGCCACGTGCTGCTGGCGGGCTTCGACGGCGACGCCACGGCGTATCGGATGCTCGCCGACGGGCACCTCGACGCCGACGGCGTGCAGGACGTGGCCTACGAATGCCGCGAGTCGGTCCGGGCCGTGTTCGACCTGGGCGCCGGGCGCGACGTCCCCCGGGTGCTCCGAGACCCCGGCTTCGTGGCGCACCAGGGGAACCTGGACGAGGCACGCCGGCGCATGTGGGGGGCGAAGACCGCCCCGGGGGAGGGGTCGAGGCGATGA
- a CDS encoding ABC transporter permease, translating into MTRPATPDRAATTAGTPPAPRAGGEAARALLSEYAPLLLAAAYFLAASATVPGLGTPRNLSNLVVNVLPLLVAALGQTAVLIAGGIDLSIPAVVAACSVASARLMTAAGPGGLDVPSPQMVPAAVAIALGLGAGIGLFNGLAVAALRVPPFLVTLSTSMVVGGATLWATHSRNIANLPASFTDLAYGRVGGVPLFVPLVAALALAMHLMLGRTLIGRWLYAVGQNARASRVSGVPVGRVTACAYAVSGLCAAVAALLYTARLETGLPTMGREILLDVVGAAVIGGTSLAGGKGTVLGTVFGALLLALIDNSLNLIGLEYYAIMMAKGLVILLAASIDLLRARLLGRATP; encoded by the coding sequence ATGACCCGTCCCGCGACGCCGGACCGGGCGGCCACGACGGCGGGCACCCCGCCCGCGCCCCGGGCGGGGGGGGAGGCGGCCCGCGCCCTGCTCTCCGAGTACGCCCCGCTCCTGCTGGCCGCCGCCTACTTCCTCGCCGCGTCGGCGACGGTGCCGGGCCTGGGGACGCCCCGGAACCTGTCCAACCTGGTGGTCAACGTCCTGCCGCTGCTGGTCGCGGCGCTCGGGCAGACCGCGGTGCTGATCGCGGGGGGCATCGACCTCTCGATCCCCGCGGTGGTCGCCGCGTGCAGCGTGGCGTCGGCCCGGCTGATGACCGCGGCCGGCCCGGGCGGGCTGGACGTGCCCTCGCCGCAGATGGTGCCCGCGGCGGTGGCGATCGCGCTGGGGCTTGGCGCGGGGATCGGCCTGTTCAACGGCCTGGCCGTGGCGGCGCTCCGGGTGCCCCCGTTCCTGGTCACGCTCAGCACGTCCATGGTGGTGGGCGGGGCCACGCTCTGGGCCACGCACTCCCGGAACATCGCCAACCTGCCGGCCTCCTTCACCGACCTGGCCTACGGGCGGGTCGGCGGGGTGCCGCTCTTCGTCCCGCTCGTCGCCGCCCTGGCGCTGGCGATGCACCTGATGCTGGGCCGCACCCTGATCGGGCGCTGGCTGTACGCGGTCGGGCAGAACGCCCGGGCGTCGCGGGTCTCGGGCGTCCCCGTGGGCCGGGTGACCGCCTGCGCCTATGCCGTCTCGGGCCTATGCGCCGCGGTCGCGGCCCTGCTGTACACCGCCCGGCTCGAGACGGGGCTGCCCACGATGGGCCGCGAGATCCTGCTCGACGTGGTCGGCGCCGCGGTGATCGGCGGCACGAGCCTCGCCGGCGGCAAGGGGACCGTCCTGGGCACGGTCTTCGGCGCGCTCCTGCTCGCCCTCATCGACAACTCGCTGAACCTGATCGGGCTGGAGTACTACGCGATCATGATGGCGAAGGGGCTGGTCATCCTGCTCGCGGCGTCGATCGACCTGCTGCGCGCCCGCCTCCTCGGGAGGGCCACGCCATGA
- a CDS encoding sugar ABC transporter ATP-binding protein encodes MTPGEPVASLEFRDVRKGFSGVPVLRGVSLAVEGGEVLGLVGENGAGKSTLMNLLGGVFPPDGGAMLLDGRVYAPASPRDAARAGVAFIHQELNLFPNLSVAENLLLDGLPRLGLAGLRLPLIDRRALRARVRPLLEAVGLDLDPDTAVGELPAGRRQLVEIARALGARARVLILDEPTTSLSAREADRLFALLRRLRERGVAMIFISHNLPDVLGLCDSIAVLRDGGLISHGPAAGYDEARLFREMVGRDAARQSPSPRADASGPILQLRDLARPPAVRGVSLDLRGGEVVGVAGLMGAGRTELLRLVFGLDRIESGSVLLDGKPLVPSPRRSIRAGLAFLTEDRREEGLLMDSAVVPNATLAALPGFARTPLRLVDRSRERTAAASAAEGVRLRAARIERQPVRTLSGGNQQKVVLARWLLTRPRVLLLDEPTRGVDVAAKQDIYQLVRELAAGGAGVLVVSSEIEELTTLCDRIAVMAAGRLVESLGRPEFDRERILRAAFRGEGRGEGAR; translated from the coding sequence ATGACCCCCGGCGAGCCGGTCGCGTCGCTCGAGTTCCGCGACGTCCGCAAGGGCTTCTCCGGCGTGCCCGTGCTCCGGGGGGTCTCGCTGGCGGTCGAGGGCGGCGAGGTCCTCGGGCTGGTCGGCGAGAACGGGGCGGGCAAGTCCACCCTGATGAACCTCCTGGGCGGCGTCTTCCCGCCCGACGGCGGCGCGATGCTCCTGGACGGCCGCGTGTACGCCCCGGCGAGCCCCCGCGACGCCGCCCGCGCCGGGGTCGCGTTCATCCACCAGGAGCTCAACCTCTTCCCCAACCTCTCGGTCGCCGAGAACCTCCTCCTTGACGGCCTGCCGAGGCTGGGCCTCGCCGGCCTGCGGCTGCCCCTGATCGACCGCCGCGCGCTCCGGGCCCGCGTCCGGCCGCTCCTGGAGGCGGTGGGCCTGGACCTGGATCCGGACACGGCGGTCGGGGAGTTGCCGGCGGGCCGTCGCCAGCTCGTCGAGATCGCCCGGGCGCTGGGGGCCCGGGCCCGCGTGCTGATCCTCGACGAGCCGACGACCTCGCTCTCGGCCCGCGAGGCCGACCGGCTCTTCGCCCTGCTGCGGCGGCTCCGCGAGCGCGGCGTGGCGATGATCTTCATCTCCCACAACCTGCCCGACGTCCTCGGCCTCTGCGACTCGATCGCGGTCCTCCGCGACGGGGGGCTCATCAGCCACGGCCCGGCCGCCGGGTACGACGAGGCCCGCCTCTTCCGCGAGATGGTCGGCCGGGACGCCGCCCGGCAAAGCCCCTCGCCCCGCGCCGATGCGTCCGGGCCGATCCTCCAGCTCCGGGACCTGGCCCGCCCGCCGGCGGTCCGCGGGGTCAGCCTCGACCTGCGCGGCGGCGAGGTCGTCGGCGTGGCCGGCCTCATGGGCGCCGGGCGCACGGAGCTGTTGAGGCTCGTCTTCGGCCTGGACCGCATCGAGTCCGGATCCGTCCTGCTCGACGGCAAGCCCCTGGTCCCGTCGCCCCGACGGAGCATCCGCGCCGGCCTCGCCTTCCTCACGGAGGACCGCCGCGAGGAGGGTCTGCTGATGGACTCGGCCGTGGTCCCCAACGCGACCCTGGCCGCGCTGCCGGGCTTCGCGCGCACGCCCCTCCGCCTGGTCGACCGGAGCCGGGAACGGACGGCCGCCGCGTCGGCCGCGGAGGGCGTGCGGCTCCGCGCGGCCCGGATCGAGCGGCAGCCGGTCCGCACCCTGTCCGGCGGCAATCAGCAGAAGGTCGTCCTCGCCCGCTGGCTGCTCACCCGGCCGCGGGTCCTCCTGCTCGACGAGCCGACCCGGGGCGTCGACGTGGCGGCCAAGCAGGACATCTATCAACTGGTCCGCGAGCTCGCGGCCGGGGGCGCCGGCGTCCTGGTCGTCTCGTCGGAGATCGAGGAGCTGACGACCCTCTGCGACCGGATCGCGGTCATGGCGGCCGGGCGGCTCGTCGAGTCCCTGGGACGCCCCGAGTTCGATCGCGAGCGGATCCTCCGCGCCGCGTTCCGGGGCGAGGGCCGCGGGGAGGGAGCGAGATGA